In Agrobacterium sp. RAC06, a single window of DNA contains:
- a CDS encoding glycosyltransferase family 2 protein, whose amino-acid sequence MESLSRLKCEARLLHVLGISKPMIARMAKRAAVNGTSVEAELLASGTIEEEAYFAGLARMYGLPFLPEIDPSLLVDHAYSDTQLAEPRMLRLHYSDRPPIVAIAPHILNMEGLAKRFGRNGPGAGTLVVTTPTAIRRASWKVGENRRVGQAVRGLFDTLQPLSARLVVTGDQGFVAGAGLCLICLFSIMAPMLAAVISHLTLSLFHTAALLLRMAVVSHGRRPRVCEAKLEHGSDVLPVYTVMVALYREADVVPQLLAALDELEWPRSLLDVKLVCEADDHETIEAIRRSNPGPHVEVVAVPAMAPRTKPKALTYALAGPRGEFLTIYDAEDRPHPQQLREAYHAFRLGPPDLACLQAPLVIGNAGESWISAIFALEYSALFRRLLPALGYYRMPLPLGGTSNHFKTALLRASGGWDPYNVTEDADLGMRLYRMGYRSSTLTLPTYEDAPTDFRIWLAQRTRWYKGWLQTWLVLMRQPLRTARDMGFLSFLVFQLLVGGMLIAALSHPGLIVFLTLLAVSLMQVPVAQPSLFTTILLAMDIFNILGSYAIFFVLGATPMSKGEKEGVGWKWAMIPVYWMAVSLAAWKAVIELRLRPFHWNKTPHRPSRAILPASE is encoded by the coding sequence ATGGAGAGTCTGAGCCGGCTGAAATGCGAAGCCCGATTGCTGCACGTGCTCGGCATTTCCAAACCGATGATTGCCCGGATGGCGAAGCGCGCCGCTGTCAACGGGACCTCTGTCGAGGCCGAACTGCTCGCCAGCGGCACCATCGAGGAAGAGGCCTATTTTGCGGGTCTGGCGCGGATGTATGGCCTGCCCTTCCTGCCGGAAATCGATCCTTCGCTGCTTGTGGACCATGCTTACAGCGACACCCAGCTCGCCGAGCCGCGCATGCTGCGGCTGCACTATAGCGACCGGCCGCCGATCGTGGCGATTGCCCCGCACATTCTCAACATGGAGGGCCTCGCAAAACGCTTCGGTCGGAACGGACCGGGCGCCGGCACCCTGGTCGTGACGACGCCGACCGCCATCCGGCGTGCCAGCTGGAAGGTGGGGGAAAACAGACGCGTAGGCCAGGCCGTCCGCGGACTGTTCGACACGCTCCAGCCGCTTTCGGCGCGGCTCGTGGTGACCGGTGACCAAGGCTTCGTGGCCGGGGCCGGGCTCTGTCTAATCTGTCTTTTTTCAATTATGGCGCCGATGCTCGCCGCCGTCATCAGTCACCTCACACTTTCGCTCTTTCATACGGCTGCTCTCCTGCTGCGCATGGCCGTCGTCTCGCATGGGCGACGCCCCCGGGTCTGCGAAGCAAAGCTCGAGCATGGCAGCGATGTTCTGCCTGTCTACACCGTCATGGTGGCGCTTTATCGGGAGGCCGATGTCGTGCCGCAACTGCTCGCAGCCCTCGACGAGCTCGAATGGCCGCGCAGTCTCCTGGACGTCAAGCTGGTCTGCGAGGCCGATGATCACGAGACGATCGAGGCGATCCGTCGATCCAATCCCGGCCCTCATGTCGAGGTGGTGGCCGTGCCGGCCATGGCGCCGCGCACCAAGCCCAAGGCACTCACTTATGCTCTGGCCGGCCCACGCGGGGAGTTCCTCACCATCTACGATGCCGAGGATCGGCCACATCCGCAGCAGTTGAGGGAAGCCTATCACGCCTTCCGGCTCGGTCCGCCGGATCTCGCCTGCCTGCAGGCGCCGCTCGTGATCGGCAATGCCGGCGAAAGCTGGATCAGCGCCATTTTCGCGCTCGAATATTCGGCGCTGTTCCGCAGACTACTGCCAGCCCTCGGCTACTACCGCATGCCACTGCCACTCGGCGGCACCTCCAACCATTTCAAGACCGCCCTCCTCAGAGCCAGCGGCGGCTGGGATCCCTACAATGTCACCGAAGATGCGGATCTCGGCATGCGTCTCTACAGAATGGGGTATCGATCATCGACCCTGACGCTGCCAACCTACGAGGATGCGCCGACCGATTTCCGGATCTGGCTTGCGCAGCGGACCCGCTGGTACAAGGGATGGCTGCAGACCTGGCTGGTGCTGATGCGCCAGCCCCTGCGAACCGCGCGCGACATGGGATTTCTGTCCTTTCTCGTCTTTCAGCTCCTGGTCGGCGGCATGCTGATTGCAGCGCTCAGCCATCCCGGCCTGATCGTCTTCCTCACGCTGCTTGCGGTCTCCCTGATGCAGGTCCCGGTTGCCCAGCCGAGCCTCTTCACGACGATCTTGCTCGCCATGGACATATTCAACATCCTCGGAAGCTACGCGATCTTCTTCGTGCTCGGCGCGACCCCGATGAGCAAGGGCGAGAAGGAGGGCGTCGGCTGGAAATGGGCAATGATCCCGGTTTACTGGATGGCCGTGTCGCTGGCGGCCTGGAAGGCCGTGATCGAACTCAGGCTGAGGCCTTTTCACTGGAACAAGACACCGCATCGCCCCAGTCGAGCCATTTTGCCGGCGTCCGAGTGA
- a CDS encoding NADPH-dependent FMN reductase — MVTLLGISGSLRKGSLNTAMMQAAAALPADGYRMDTAGIHGIPLYDGDLEEAEGIPAAVTALKQKIIAADGVILFTPEYNNGIPGAFKNAIDWLSRPSSDMGKVFGNKPFALVGASPGNFGTLLSQNAWLPVLHTLGCRTFSEKRLMVSRAHTLFDAEGKLTDEATAKRLGDLLAAFAKFAGK; from the coding sequence ATGGTGACACTGCTCGGCATTTCGGGAAGCCTGCGCAAGGGCTCGCTCAACACGGCTATGATGCAAGCTGCCGCAGCCTTGCCGGCAGACGGTTACCGGATGGATACAGCCGGCATTCACGGCATACCGCTTTATGACGGCGACCTCGAGGAAGCCGAGGGCATCCCGGCTGCTGTCACCGCGCTCAAGCAAAAGATCATCGCCGCCGACGGCGTGATCCTGTTTACGCCCGAATACAACAACGGCATCCCCGGCGCCTTCAAGAATGCCATCGACTGGCTGTCACGCCCCTCTTCCGACATGGGCAAGGTTTTCGGCAACAAGCCCTTCGCGCTCGTCGGCGCTTCACCCGGCAATTTCGGTACGTTGCTCAGCCAGAACGCCTGGCTCCCGGTGCTGCACACGCTCGGCTGCCGGACGTTTTCGGAAAAGCGGCTGATGGTGTCGCGGGCCCATACGCTGTTCGACGCCGAGGGCAAGCTGACGGACGAAGCGACCGCCAAGCGGCTCGGCGACCTGCTGGCAGCGTTTGCGAAGTTTGCGGGGAAATAG
- a CDS encoding O-succinylhomoserine sulfhydrylase, which yields MSKNWRPATTLVHGGTLRSPYGETSEAIFLTQGFVYESSEAAEARFKGENDGYIYARYGSPTNDMFEKRMCMMEGAEDARAMASGMAAVAAAVLCQVKAGDHIVAARALFGSCRYVVETLAPRYGVECTLVDGRDLANWEAAIRPNTKVMFLESPTNPTLEVIDVAGVAKLADQIGAKLIVDNVFATPLFQKPLELGAHVVVYSATKHIDGQGRCLGGVVLSSKEWINENLHDYFRHTGPAMSPFNAWTLLKGMETLPLRVKQQTTSAAAIADFLAEQSAVAKVIYPGRKDHPQADIIAKQMTGGSTLVCFELKGGKEAAFKLQNAMEIVKISNNLGDAKSLITHPATTTHKNLSDEARAELGISGGTVRFSCGIEDTQDLLDDFARALKAV from the coding sequence ATGAGCAAGAACTGGCGCCCGGCCACCACCCTCGTCCATGGCGGCACGCTGCGCTCTCCTTATGGCGAGACGTCTGAAGCGATCTTCCTCACCCAGGGCTTTGTCTATGAAAGCTCGGAAGCGGCAGAAGCCCGCTTCAAGGGCGAGAACGACGGCTATATCTACGCCCGCTATGGCAGCCCGACCAATGACATGTTCGAAAAGCGCATGTGCATGATGGAAGGCGCCGAGGATGCGCGTGCGATGGCGTCGGGTATGGCGGCCGTTGCTGCTGCCGTGCTCTGCCAGGTCAAGGCCGGCGACCATATCGTGGCCGCACGCGCCCTGTTCGGCTCCTGCCGCTATGTCGTCGAGACGCTGGCGCCGCGCTACGGCGTCGAGTGCACCCTGGTCGATGGTCGCGACCTTGCAAATTGGGAAGCGGCGATCCGTCCAAACACCAAGGTAATGTTCCTCGAAAGCCCGACCAATCCGACGCTCGAAGTGATCGACGTCGCAGGCGTTGCCAAGCTCGCCGATCAGATCGGCGCGAAGCTGATCGTCGACAACGTCTTTGCGACGCCGCTCTTCCAGAAGCCGCTGGAACTCGGCGCGCATGTCGTCGTCTATTCGGCGACCAAGCATATCGACGGTCAGGGCCGGTGCCTTGGTGGCGTCGTCTTGTCGTCGAAGGAATGGATCAACGAGAACCTACACGACTATTTCCGCCACACGGGCCCCGCCATGTCACCGTTCAACGCCTGGACGCTGCTTAAGGGCATGGAAACGCTGCCGCTGCGGGTGAAGCAGCAGACGACAAGTGCGGCTGCGATTGCCGATTTCCTGGCGGAACAGAGTGCCGTTGCCAAGGTCATCTATCCCGGTCGCAAGGACCACCCCCAGGCCGACATCATCGCAAAGCAGATGACAGGCGGCTCAACGCTGGTCTGCTTCGAGCTGAAGGGCGGGAAGGAAGCCGCTTTCAAGCTTCAGAACGCCATGGAGATCGTCAAGATCTCCAACAATCTCGGAGATGCGAAGAGCCTGATCACCCATCCGGCGACGACGACGCACAAGAACCTTTCCGA
- a CDS encoding 2'-deoxycytidine 5'-triphosphate deaminase, whose product MTSKPGILADRAIGALFGQGQLISEAMLDHDQIQPASLDLRLGGKAIRVRASFMPGRGHTVAEKLERLTLHEIDLENGAVLETGCVYIVPLMESLDLPAEISASANPKSSTGRLDIFTRVMVDYAQEFDKVPAGYKGQLYLEISPRTFPIIVRRGSRLSQIRFRTGHALLGEAELFDLHKAETLVASDMPNVSGGGIALSIDLKGSGPQGLIGYRGKHHTSVIDVDLKGAHEVLDFWEPLYSRGRDELILDPDEFYILVSNEAVHVPPLYAAEMTPYDPLVGEFRVHYAGFFDPGFGHAPAGGSGSRAVLEVRSHEVPFILEHGQVIGRLVYEHMQERPEGLYGTGLGSNYQAQGLKLSKHFRLP is encoded by the coding sequence ATGACCAGTAAACCCGGCATTCTGGCTGACCGCGCCATCGGCGCTTTGTTCGGCCAGGGACAGCTGATCAGCGAAGCCATGCTCGACCACGACCAGATCCAGCCGGCAAGCCTGGACTTGAGGCTCGGCGGCAAGGCGATCCGGGTGCGCGCCAGCTTCATGCCGGGCAGGGGCCATACGGTTGCCGAGAAGCTGGAACGCCTGACCTTGCACGAGATCGATCTCGAAAACGGGGCGGTGCTTGAAACCGGCTGCGTCTACATCGTGCCCCTGATGGAAAGCCTTGACCTGCCGGCGGAGATCTCGGCTTCCGCCAATCCGAAGAGCTCGACCGGCCGCCTCGACATCTTCACCCGGGTGATGGTCGATTACGCCCAGGAATTCGACAAGGTGCCGGCCGGCTACAAGGGTCAGCTCTATCTCGAAATCTCGCCGCGCACCTTCCCGATCATCGTACGCCGTGGTTCGCGCCTGTCGCAGATACGTTTCCGCACCGGCCATGCGCTGCTCGGCGAGGCCGAACTCTTCGACCTGCACAAGGCCGAGACGCTGGTGGCGAGCGACATGCCGAATGTCTCGGGCGGTGGCATTGCGCTGTCGATCGATCTGAAGGGATCGGGGCCGCAAGGCCTGATCGGCTATCGCGGCAAGCACCACACCTCGGTCATCGATGTTGATCTCAAAGGCGCCCACGAGGTGCTGGATTTCTGGGAGCCACTCTACAGCCGCGGCCGCGACGAACTGATCCTCGATCCGGACGAGTTTTACATCCTGGTCTCGAACGAGGCCGTGCATGTGCCGCCGCTCTATGCCGCCGAAATGACACCCTACGACCCCTTGGTCGGCGAGTTCCGCGTGCATTACGCCGGCTTCTTTGATCCGGGCTTCGGCCATGCGCCGGCCGGCGGCTCAGGCAGTCGCGCGGTTCTGGAAGTCCGCAGCCACGAAGTGCCCTTCATCCTCGAGCACGGCCAGGTCATCGGCCGCCTGGTCTACGAGCATATGCAGGAGCGCCCGGAAGGGCTCTACGGCACTGGGCTCGGCTCCAACTATCAGGCGCAGGGCTTGAAGCTGTCGAAACACTTCCGTTTGCCCTGA